The Phycodurus eques isolate BA_2022a chromosome 17, UOR_Pequ_1.1, whole genome shotgun sequence nucleotide sequence ctttttttaatttgcttaaTTGCTGCAAGCCTTTgtgatcaactttattctctctcAGTAGTAAAGATGGCGGCGTAAGCAAGATTGGTCAGTTTGAGCGATTGGCAACTGTCCCCACTGATTAAGCGCCATTGATTCTATTAAAATGCACTCGTTGGACGTCTAATAGGCAGAAATCTGTCAAACACTACCCACTAGTGGCTCAAAGAAATGTTGCATCTTTTAAAGCAAGCATTTGATAATCACCTTCTATCCCTTATTTAATTTTCTAAATTGCCTAATTTTGCAACGACTGCTTTTGTTCCTCCAAGCTGACGGAGACGTCGTCGCGCTACGCCCGTAAGATCTCCGGCACCACCGCCCTGCAAGAGGCGCTGAaggagaagcagcagcacaTCGAGCAGCTGCTTGCCGAGCGCGACCTGGAGCGCGCCGACATGGCCAAGGCCACCAGCCGCATCTGCGAGGTGGAGAAGGAGCTCAGCACCCTCAAGTCGCAGCACTTGCAGGTAGGTAATGCACACCAGATAATGTAGCTTGTAAGGGATCTGCCCGACTTCACTCGATGTCATCCGTAGTACGTGTCGGAGAACGAGGGCGCCCTGCAGCAAGTCACAGCCGCCTTGGCCGGCGTGCAAAAAGCGAAGGTGGAGCTAGCCAATCAGCTGGAGGAAGAGAAAAGGTAAGATCGGAAGCAACCGCCTGTTGCcggccaaaacagcagcacccagCGAAGCATGTCAAGTCGATAAGTGTGAATTCTTTGCGCCATACTAAACTCTGTTCTTGCCTAGGACGGTTTTCTTGAGTAACGGAACCAATTAAaatcgtaagtcaaggtaccactatattAGCATATTTGCATAATCTCATTGCTGTTTTCAGGAAAGTGGAGGACCTCCAGTTCAGAGTGGAAGAGGAGTCCATCACCAAAGGAGACCTGGAGGtaataaaaaattcaattgtCACCTGTTGCGAGGCAGAATTCCAAAAGAATTGGCATCAGTCTCGCTAACTGGAGGGCCCCGTTGGCTCACATAGCAGATAAAGGACAGGGTGAGGCGACATGAATGCAATTGGATTGGGTTAAACAAAAATTCAATGTTTCCGTAGAAAACGAGACACCTGAAATTACTTAATTTTGATTGCCAAAATTgatgggatttatttttttcctgggcACATCACTTGTTGCCAGGCAAGATTGATGTTGCAAAcccaatggaaaaaaatcaacagaCACCAGTCATGCACCTGATGTTGTTGCTAATAGCAACCGAGGGGCAAAGGGCTCAACTGCCCCACACAGCAGAGAACGTAAAGGGAGAGTTGACATATATAGTCCGATTtacatctggaaaaaaaattaaatgtattatttttttcttttgtctaaaTGCAGCATTTAAAGTCACTTAAACAAGGCTTCTTGAcactaagatgccacaaaatggtggcaaagcacttctTTTGTCTAGATGGATCTCTTtaactcactttaacatagtttATTGGTGCCAAGAAGCCAAAAGATGCCACTTAAGAACTACGTTTGTCTGAATGAAGCTCTTAAACTCGCTCCAACCTTGTTCCTTGACATTAatatgtcacaagatggcagcaaagcgatacttttatttttttgacctgagtacaaaaaacagaaaataagagTTTATCAGCAAATAACGAGGCTAGGTTTGCCTAcccgtggattttttttttttaaaacctatgctaggttatttgaagaaaaattcACCTAACTGTCATTTTTGTGCCAAACCGCCAATATGCAGGCCTACACTGTTAAGAAATGATGTGTATATAACAACAGTCCCACCTGTTGGAGCAGGTTGGCCACTTCCCCTCTTGCCcctttgtgcaaaaaaaaaacaaaaaaaaaacagacttctAAGGgtgaaaaagcaaagaaaagttttattttgttttttaggtacagtaaaatgtgtttttgccaACAGGGAAGATGCAAACATGACTCAGCATCCTTGGGGTTGGGTAAGAGGACAAAGGTGACAAAAGATTTTGAAACAATGAGACGTGATCTTGTTTTGGATGCCTCATTAACCTTACACACACTTGCTATTTCCTCCTGTGTGCTGTGATGTCTCCCATACAAATCAAGTAGTGGCTTGAAAGTAGAAATGAacttcatttttcttcttcctggtcttgtttgtttcaaatggatGCTTGTACAGTAGATGATCCGACAGTGGCTGCGCTCTTCTCACAATCTTCCACTTTCACTTGGCACGTTGCAGTaatccaatttgaaatgtttggacAGGGACGCATCGATTCCTCTGTTCTGGCTGATTGCATTGCTTGGAAATGACGCTTGATGAGATTGTCGACTTTTCTCGGAAGAGGAATTAGTTTGGATTTGTTGACTCGTCTGTGAAATTTAATGtcagttgattgattgattgaatgtttgttttcctaATTAAAGTTCAGTATCATTATAACGTAATAGAGTTCATGTTTTAACAtaatacatttcacattttaatgtgATAAATTATCACATTAAAACGTGATAAGTTTGACATGAGCATTTGGCTAAACTAAACAATTCAATTTCTTCCAGTCCAGGTCACTGGTGGAACACTTACGAAGGTAAGTGTGTCTGTCTCCAGTATTATTAAAGAGCAGCATAGTTCCGTAACAAGTAACTTTGATTCATAAGATGCAAAACGAAGACGCACAGGGCTCCGCCAGTGACCTGAACTGGAAGGAATTGCTTCATTTTGCCAAATGTGAAAGTGAAACTCATCACGTTATAACTTGATAACTTGTTACGTTCAAACCTGAAACTTATCACGAGTCAAatcaatatatattataatatcaATATTAAAATCTGTTATCAACACATACAGaaagatacaaaataaaactgtcATGTGTGATGTGACTCTGATTTTGTTAATGGTGTgtcattttccatgaaaatacACATTCACTGGACatatcattaggtacaccgtcACAATACATTAACTGTAGAATAAACAAATCTTAAGTGTTTAAAACTGAGACAATTTGTGATACAGCTCTCGCATTGgatcaggtgtacctaatgttatggccaTCCAAGCAGGGAGCCGAACGAGGAGTCTGTAGTGGTCCACACGCTTTGatttatgaaaaatgtattcagaaatataaataatagtaCATATTCTTACCTTGTTCCTCATGACAGCAAACCACGGTGGAAGAGCAGAGTCGCATCAtgcagctggaggaggagctCAGCCGAACCAGGGCCGAGATGAAGACCCTCAGGCTTCAGCTGCCGGAGCTCGACGCGGCCACCCAGGAGCTGGGCATCGCCGCCGCTCAGGCGTTCGACTCCGAGTCAACGACGCCGGCGCTGGTGGCGAGCCGACATGAGGCGGAGGAGCTGAAATCGCTGGTGGAGAAGCAGAACCAGGAGATCGCTGAGCTGAAGCTGAAGGTCCAGCAAGCCACCAAGGAGAACATGGACATGATGGATGCCTGGAAGGTaatcagccaatcacaagccaAAAGAAAGTCATTTCTGGAAAAGGTTGTTTTCATcatctttgtttgttgtttgtcagTTAGCCTCTTTTAGCCAAGTGTTAATGTCTGTTTGGCTTACGTCATGCTCTGTTAGCTTAGCATCTGTTAGCCATGGGGTAACAGCTGTACGCCAATAGTAGCTCTCCATTTGCTATGTATTTCCTCGCTTATGTTAGCAAACTCCAGTCATGTGTTGGACTTCGTTAGCCCATGTATTGTATTGTCATCTGCTAGTTTACCATCTTGTAGCTACGTGTTTAACATCTGTGAGCTATGTTTTAGCACATTTATAACATTCCTTTGTCTTTGTCAGTCATCCATTGCCCTTTGTTAGTTAGCATCTGTTAGCCACGTTTCACATCTGTTAGCATCTGCACATCAGAAAAATACCTGCTTTAATGATTCTTTTCCCATTCCTGCGCAGGCGAAATTTGACTCTTTAGTGAGCGACCACCAGCAGTCCCTGGAGGAGCTGAAGGCCTCGTTCTCCGGCAACCAGTTAACGCCTGAGGGCCAAGAGCCGGGCGTCCAGGAGCTGCGGGCCCCCCTAGAGAGCCTGAAGATGGAGCACCAGCTTGAGGTGGAGAACCTCAAGGCCAAGTACAAGATCGAAGCCGCCATCCTCACCAAGGAACGCGAGGACCTCTGCGCTCGCCTCCAGGAGGCCAAGGAACACACCGGTAGGGAGGTCTTGGAGGACACCGCCGACAAACTGCAGAGGGCCGAGAAGGGGCTGGTGGAGATGGAAGCGCTTCAACGGGAGCGCGACAGAAGCGCCCAGGAGCTGACGGAACGACTGGAGCTGTCCGAGAGGAAGGTGTCCGACTACCGGGCCTTGCAGGAGGTCAACCAGGAGGAGGTACAGAAGCTGCAGGAGAAGCTGAGAGTGACGGCCAATCAGCTGCAGGCCATCCAGTCTGACCGCGAcgcaaacgtaagcgctaactGGCAACAATAGCATCTTCCACCTGATTGGCAGTTGTGTAATGCTTTATTCTCGTAGGTGATCGAAGATAACCACCTATCAGACGAGAAGGGGAAGCTAAAGCAGAACATTGAAGGTATGATTTGTATGCCATCCCATTTAACCAGCAAAGGAGTTGCGCTATGGATGTAAACCATTATCTTCTTTCCAGAAACCATGGAGAAGCTGCTAAAAAGGGAAAAAGAGGTTTCAACCCTCACCTCCCAAGTTGAAGCCCTCAAATCTCAAATCGGAGGTAAGTCAACCAAACTCTTACAATTTTACTTGACAAATTCAACATTTCCCCTcactttttccctcttttttaaCGGCAGTTCTGGAGGGCAAAATTCGTACAGTGGAAAGGAAGGCCGAATCCCTAGCCCGGGAGAAGGCGCGCATGGAAGCGGAGCTTGAATCCATGTCCAGAAAGTCCCATGATGCCTCTGGGCAGCTGCTTAGCATCAGCCAGGAACTGCTGAAGAAAGAGAGGTATGTTGGACCACAAATTAGTCTCTAATAGTCAAATGCAGCATCAGTTAGCTTAGCATCTGTTCgcatctttttgtcttttttattatatGCTGGCCATGTGTTAACATTTGTCAGTTTTGAGACGGCCTCTGTTCGCTTAGCATCTGTGAGCCACAACTTTACATCTGTTAGCCATATTTCTGTGTCACATAAAGTTCATGTGACTCTTTCTGTACTTTCTCTGTACCAGAAACCTGAATGAGTTGAGGGTTTTGCTCTTGGAGTCACGTCGCCACTCTCGTGAGATGGACAAAGACCTCAACCGCGAGTTCCGCAAGGCCGAGTGGAAAGTGAAGGAGCAAAAACTGCAGGACGATATCAAGACGCTGCGTGACAAACTCCTCATGCTGGTGAGAAACCAGGGACAACCCAACTTGGGATTTGGCAATCAATGGTAGCGCATTAAGTGAACAACAGAAAGTGTCGTTGATGCAATTTTACCCAATCATTTGGAATTACAGGACAGTAATTTAGACCCCGTAACTTGCTGCCTAAATGAGCTGTCGTACAAGTTGAAACAGGAAGTACATAGCAAGAGAACAAAGTTTTCAGTAATTTTGAACTAGAAAAGTCCcgttttgtaaaataatgatACCATTTAAAACTGCAGGGGTAGCAGTTACGGTTTCAGTTATTACTTTGATGCCTAAACAGGCTGTGTTAAGGTCGAAATATGAGGTACATAGGAGGGGCGCAAAGTTTTAGTTACAAAAGTATTATTTGTTGTACAAGAACGATACGATGTCAAACTGTAGAGCAAGGCCCAACTACTTTGCTGCCTAAACGGGTTGTTGTAAAAGTTAAAACAGGGGTTTTATAGCAAGATAGCTAAGTTAGCCGTTATTATGAACTACAAAAGTGAAATAAGGATACAATTTAAGACTTTAGGGGGAGCAATTAGAGTAAGAGGTGTGTTTATTCCAGGGCCGCGAGAGGTTCTCCCCGGACCACCGCCGTCACTCCATGCTAGACCCCTCGGCTCTGGACTCTGAGGTGACACGCCTTCGTCAGCAGCTACTCAGCACTGAGGACGCCCTGAGGACGGCCCTGGAGCACAACCAGCAGGTGGACCAGCTGGTGCAGGCCATGGGCAAGCATCCAGAGAAAAACCTGGTAATGTCACCTTGGTCAATTCTACATGGACTGTATATCCTTAAGAAGGGGCCTCCCCTCTAATAGACCCCCTGCCTCAATTAGTTCCTGGTTGAACAAATAAATTCCTccagaagtaaaataaaaatgaatacaatctGTCCATGAAACAATGTACACATGCTCCGGCCTTGCacaaaataaaggcctcctctgAAATTGATTCCTCCTTTCAGATACACGACTGATTCTTCTCTTTCAGATGCACGGAGCCCACAAGTCAGCCAACGGAATTCACCATCAGGAGCCTGACAGCACTCAAGATGTCCGTATAGTTTTGAATTGACTTATCTACAGCAGTGTTAATGACACCTACCAGtgctaaaacatgtttttattgggGGTTGGGGGCGGTGTTTTCAGGAACAGCACTGATACGAGCTGAGGAAGCGTCAACTGGGACTCGCAGAAGAACGTCCGATTCTGCGGCGGACATCTAAAGTTGATACCGAATCACGCATGGTCGCTGAAAAAGCACCTATTAGCCAGTTGCAAGGACCAAGTACTGTAAATGAAACGTCTCGTGGAATTCTTGAGAGAAATTACCCCCCTGCGACTTTCTTTGTTTTACAGTACTGTAGAAGGAATGCCTCGAGTCCAAGAACTTACCACTgggacaccttttttttttgttcttttatttattaatttaccaAGTGACTCAAAGAGATAATAAAAAGATTCCCTCATGGTTTAAGGGATTGGTCGCCATGCGAAAGGATTGGTGCACAGACTGTAaaatcatcctcatcatcatcattaacgAGTATTATTGGGCGGACATTAAAGCGATACTCCAAATTAAACTTGTTCGAAACTTTGCTGGGCCTGGGATTAAAATCTGggagcaaatttatttatttattttttttacacaaaaagaGGCCATAAAGTAAGTGCTACATGTCTTACCTCAGCTACCCTACCAGAAATTTCAGTGGTCACATTAGCCTCACAGGATAAACCGTGAGCTAATTTATCGCAGTGACAAAATGTGTCCAAGGTACACAAAAACTCTGTAGCATCTCCATTTTCCACGATGACTCACCAGGCTAAAACTGTTTAGCCTTGAGTGTTTTAACTGATCCTTGTGAATAATCATTGGAATAACAATAATGTTCAGATTTTCCATTAGTGACCAATTCTAGTGGAGTCTAATGTCTAAAGAACTGAGCAAGGGATGAATGTCTTTGGTTCTGTCTTGTACAACTCTGACtctgagtccattttttttgccCGAAGGTAGAGTCTACACGATGGCGCTCCGGAGGCAACTGGTTCCAGATTCAGAAAGACACCAACGTTTGGTTCCCTTGATTGGACTCACTAATGTCTCGGTTCATACAGGGGACAAAAAACGTACTAGGTATGTCCATATCTGTTATTGGACACCAACGTAACTGGTTGCACCTGTTCCAGATCCAGAAAGACACCTAGGTATGGTTCCCGATCTGTCCCTCAAACATACGGGTAAACCTAAGTATTGAAAACCAAGGTTAACTGGTTGCATCTGTTCCAGATCCAGAAAAAGGTTAAAGTATAATTTCCATGATTGGTCTCCAAACGACACAGTTCATACAGGAACCCAAAAAGTATTGGGTATGTGTGGATCTCTCTCCCAAAACAAAAGGCTGATTATTGTATTGTACACTAAGGTAACTGTCATCTGATCCCGAAAGACATCAAGATACACTTCCTGTGATTGGACTCCCAATGTCACAGTTCATACAGAAGCCAAAAAAAAGTACTCTATATGGTCCCGAGATGTAAAAAGACCAACTGTCAAGGAAGAGTTCTGTCTGTCTGAGTTCTGCTTGTCAAAGTCACTATCCCCAATCTACACTAGGGTACCTCATTAATGCTGTTATTTGTACTCCAATGTAGCTAAAGTCCAGAAAGTACCATGTATGGTCACAGTGGCAAGCTATTGTACCTACCCTTATCAAGACGGCACAGACCCAAGTTGTCAAGGCTACAAAAGAGGTGACCACCTCAGTGACAAAAAGTTTTACCCATACACTGTAGGGCTACTGTCTGTCCCTGTTCCAGGGCCAAAAAGTACCAGGTAATTATGTTCCACAATCTGTAAAAGTATGTAGGGTATCAAAGAAGGTACCACCCCAGTGACAAGCTTCCCTTTAAATCACTAATGTACACCATAGGGCTACTGTCTGTACCTCTTCCAGGGCCAAAAAAGTACCAGGCAATCATGTTCCCCAATCTGTAAAGGTATGTAGGGTACCACCCCAGTGACAAGCTATTGTACCCCTTAAATTACTCTAATGTACACCACAGGGCTACTGTCTGTACCTGTTCTAGGggcaaaaaaaagtactgtgtgTTTTGCAATCTGTAAAACTGAAGTGTTAAAGGTGTAAAACTAGGTACCACTAAAGTGACAAGACATTGTGCCTTTTCATGAACACTGTAGGGCTACTGTCTGTACTTGTTCCAGAGCCCCAAAAGTAGTGCCAGGTATGTCTACAAGATGTAAAAGTCAAGTGTCAACGGTACCACCCAAGTGACAGGCAATTGTACTCCTTAAGGTACACGGACAAACACCAATTGTTAAGATTCTGAGGTACTGTCTGTACCTTTTCCAGCGCCAAATTTCATGAATCAAACTGGGTATGTTCCCAATCTGTAAAAGTCAAGGGGTACCCAAACCAGAACACTTGAGGGTACCACCCCAGTGACAAGACATTGTACCTATTCTGTGGTATACACTAATGTATACCACAGAGCCACTGTTTGTACCTGTTCCAAGGCCCCAAAACACCAGATATCTTCCAAAATCTGTCAAAGGGTCCAATTGCAAGACTCTTAAaactacacccccccccccccccagtgacaAACACTGTACCTCTCAAAGGTCTAAAAGTACTTTTCTCTGATAGTGCAAGAGCAAGAACACAATGACTGGTGTTTCTCGAGCTAAAACCTCCCAACATCCAAGGTCTTCCATCTGTTGTCAACTATTTCCTGTTTTTTATGTTGGCAATCAATGGCAAAAGAAGATATCCACCCTTGTCCTGTAACAGGAACACTCATTATCGGGATTACTGCCGCAATGCTTTCCGAGACTGACTCATTAAACATTTACAACCCAAACGTTTTAGTCTCAGTCCCTGCTTGTTCACATTTACGGAAGTACTTGAACGTAGCACGAATGTGCTGGCGCAGGAACATTGGATTTATGGTGTAATACAAGGAATTTGGGCTCATATATTTTGTTCCTTTTCTACTTGGATTACACATCATAAACagcactttttgttgttgtgtttattaCATTACCAAATCCTGGCAGTTCACGttatgataatgtttttttctgcacagcaatttatttttctcGTATTATACTGATTTtatgtcacattttttaaaataacattttctttgcatgtttttcgaTTTTTATACAACAGAAAATTGGGTTTTGGTTTTCTTTCTGATATTTTCTTCCAATAATTTCCACATTGATTATAAAGTTTATATTCTTATaaatttattgtgttttaaatcaaacccagatgaaaaaataaatcatttctttTATATATTCCCCCTaacaattatatttttacacttggaATATACAGGTTAaacattgtacattttttattttattttatatattttcctTTTGCAATTTTGCTTCTTAGATTATACAGATAATACATCAcataattttacaaataaatgtaaattatattttgtgtttttgctgttttttgtaaacattttttatttatttatttttttctcccttgtACTTTGGTTTATTTTCCCACTTGTATTATACaaactactgtatatgtcaaatatttttaagaGTTTTAGAATTATcaagtttttaaattgttttgtgtcTGAAAACCCTGTTGtttcttttgaatatttttttccccggagcaattttctttctttttcacatGGAATATACATATTATGATcaaatactttaaaaataatttaaaaattatttattgcgtttatatttttttacttttgataatttttttcctttagcactgtttttccttttcactTGGGTTATGCAGATTATACATCCTCAATTTTCAACCCTATTTTTTGACTATCACAGAAAACCcctttagttaaaaaaaatattttaatatatattttcccaCATGTAATATACAGATTATAAATCATGTAAAATTTCAATAGGTTTAAAATGATCCCcccttttatataaaaaaacattttcttttttaaatttacattttttaataagtGAATAATTTTGCCTTTAGGACTGTTTTTCCACTCGGATTATATAACATCACATATTTCTAAGTAgtacttttaaaatgatttaaatttttgtatttttctaaatCAGAGAACCCTGGTttagtttttgggggggggaacaaaaattCAATGTAGCAATTACATTTCCTTTTCACTTAGATTAAACGTATTATAcatcacatttaaatatatatatatttttaaaaacatttatttttgtttttaactacaaaaaaaaccccactcgCATAGCTCTAATTTGGATATATCACGTGAATAAATtatataagattttttttctgatgctcTGTCTGGCCCCTTGTCCAGCCCCAAAACTTTGTTTCACACCCACTGCTCCCAGGCGGTCATGTTAACTTGTTTGGACGGATGcaataaaatgataaaacacGCTCGGAATTTCCCCTTCTCTTTTTCTTCCCTCGACTTCCTTCCCGGAGTTTCTCCAGTTAATCCTGCACAGCCCCGGCCGCAGCCAATGGCCGACGCCGTTGAGTTGGGGTTGGGATTAGCAGGAGGGCGAATGACTTTCAATTTTACTGGATTACAGAACAAAGACCGAGAGGTGGGGGGTGCGCGAAAAGGACACTACTCCAACTACTGCTGtggaggaagaaaaaacaaaacaagagagagagagaggaggggatATAAAGATTGAGATTGGGATTAcggccattttttatttatttttgccaaaCTGCAGTGAGCGACGTTTGTGCGTTTTTTAAACGATGGATTAAAGAAACCTATTCCGGGATTGACAGCAGGCGACCAAGTGGATTTAATCGCGAATTAAGGTGAGATTTCGCACTTTTCCCTTCTTCTTTCAAGATTTACACACCGCATAAGAATCATACATTAGACATATATGAACATATTTGGGGATTGTATGTGCAGAATGTATAGATTATTTCACGACGTCAAGAgggaaggaggaggggggagtGCTAACGTTAGCTCGCGAGCTAACCAGGCGTTAGCTAATTAGCTCGCGCTTGGTTGCCTGTTGAACTCCAATTAATAAGAACGTCGGTGACTAAATTCACCAACCACCAGTATTAAAAGACTCTCCCCTCTTGTGGTTTATAAAATACGAGTGCGTGGCGTTcgttgtctttttgttgttttacg carries:
- the clip2 gene encoding CAP-Gly domain-containing linker protein 2, which produces MNMLKSSGLKIPGRGPKHSSPMGRSGTSSSPVPPKDNTPVKPSTPPKASEEGDEVAGDYTVGEQVWVNGVKPGVIAYLGETQFAPGQWAGVILNDLLGKNDGSVGGIRYFECQPLQGIFTRPSKLTRQPVAEGSDSLSTESLCAHNQTLQGGGGAGCPVGQRAAVPLRDGLLNSAIKTGNESGSNMSDSGSVKKGGDKDLKAGDRVLVGGSKMGVIRYMGETDFAKGEWCGVELDEPLGKNDGAVAGTRYFQCLPKFGLFAPIHKVIRIGFPSTSPAKAKKTKRMAMGVSSLAHSPSSSSISSVSSVASSVGGRPSRAGLLTETSSRYARKISGTTALQEALKEKQQHIEQLLAERDLERADMAKATSRICEVEKELSTLKSQHLQYVSENEGALQQVTAALAGVQKAKVELANQLEEEKRKVEDLQFRVEEESITKGDLEGRCKHDSASLGLGKRTKQTTVEEQSRIMQLEEELSRTRAEMKTLRLQLPELDAATQELGIAAAQAFDSESTTPALVASRHEAEELKSLVEKQNQEIAELKLKVQQATKENMDMMDAWKAKFDSLVSDHQQSLEELKASFSGNQLTPEGQEPGVQELRAPLESLKMEHQLEVENLKAKYKIEAAILTKEREDLCARLQEAKEHTGREVLEDTADKLQRAEKGLVEMEALQRERDRSAQELTERLELSERKVSDYRALQEVNQEEVQKLQEKLRVTANQLQAIQSDRDANVIEDNHLSDEKGKLKQNIEETMEKLLKREKEVSTLTSQVEALKSQIGVLEGKIRTVERKAESLAREKARMEAELESMSRKSHDASGQLLSISQELLKKERNLNELRVLLLESRRHSREMDKDLNREFRKAEWKVKEQKLQDDIKTLRDKLLMLGRERFSPDHRRHSMLDPSALDSEVTRLRQQLLSTEDALRTALEHNQQVDQLVQAMGKHPEKNLMHGAHKSANGIHHQEPDSTQDEQH